Proteins encoded together in one Variovorax paradoxus window:
- the yihA gene encoding ribosome biogenesis GTP-binding protein YihA/YsxC: MTTPSRKHAAPPSRATPAVDPIVAERERTALGWLHTAHFLTSAPQLEHLPPLDLPEIAFVGRSNAGKSTAINTLTQQTRLAFASKTPGRTQHINLFGVGKQKADDAVLADLPGYGYAAVPKEAKLRWQRVMGNYLMTRENLRGVVLMCDPRQGLTELDEILLDVIRPRVEQGLKFLVLLTKSDKLTRSEGAKVLSITRLQAGGGEVKLFSALKKQGVGEAAELLWRWAHPPGEAPAEAEQPGAPEDT, from the coding sequence ATGACTACCCCGTCGCGCAAGCACGCTGCTCCCCCTTCCCGCGCGACCCCTGCCGTGGACCCCATCGTCGCCGAGCGCGAGCGCACTGCGCTCGGCTGGCTGCACACCGCCCACTTCCTGACCAGCGCCCCGCAGCTCGAGCATTTGCCTCCGCTGGACCTGCCCGAAATCGCCTTCGTCGGCCGTTCGAATGCGGGCAAGTCGACCGCGATCAACACGCTCACCCAGCAAACGCGGCTGGCCTTCGCATCCAAGACGCCGGGCCGCACGCAGCACATCAACCTGTTCGGCGTCGGCAAGCAGAAAGCCGACGACGCCGTGCTGGCCGACCTGCCGGGCTACGGCTACGCAGCGGTTCCCAAGGAAGCCAAGCTGCGCTGGCAGCGCGTCATGGGCAACTACCTGATGACGCGCGAAAACCTGCGCGGCGTGGTGCTGATGTGCGACCCGCGCCAGGGCCTCACCGAGCTCGACGAAATCCTGCTCGACGTGATCCGCCCGCGCGTCGAGCAAGGTCTCAAGTTCCTCGTTCTCTTGACCAAGTCCGACAAGCTCACCCGCAGCGAAGGCGCCAAGGTGCTGTCCATTACGCGACTGCAGGCCGGCGGCGGCGAGGTCAAACTGTTTTCCGCCCTCAAGAAACAGGGCGTGGGAGAAGCCGCCGAACTGCTGTGGCGCTGGGCTCATCCCCCCGGGGAAGCACCAGCGGAAGCCGAGCAGCCCGGGGCCCCGGAAGACACCTAG
- a CDS encoding lipid A biosynthesis acyltransferase, with protein sequence MSLGSRLGIGFMRAIAPLPLPLVRGFGALLGRVLHTVAVPRRRVVDTNLAVCFPGKSEAERRRIARETFVYVAQSWLDRSWLWHAPEKVVASRLKVVGAAREIDEIANGDEPMILFAPHFYGLDAAATALTMHTPRPSATIYTTQRDPMVDEWIREGRTRFGNVAALNRVDGIKPVLGGLRKGGLLYLLPDMDFGRDQTIFVPFYGVQAATVPSLSRFARLGKAKVVPIVSRLTPEGYEIQVLPAWQNFPTDDVEADTALMNERLQGYIDKMPSQYYWVHRRFKTRPEGAPSIY encoded by the coding sequence ATGAGTCTCGGCTCCCGTCTCGGCATCGGCTTCATGCGCGCGATTGCGCCGCTGCCCTTGCCGCTGGTTCGCGGCTTTGGCGCGTTGCTGGGCCGCGTCCTCCACACCGTTGCCGTACCGCGCCGGCGCGTGGTCGATACCAACCTGGCGGTGTGCTTTCCGGGTAAATCCGAAGCCGAACGCCGCCGCATTGCGCGCGAGACCTTCGTCTATGTGGCGCAGTCGTGGCTCGACCGCAGCTGGTTGTGGCATGCGCCTGAAAAAGTGGTGGCGAGCCGGCTCAAGGTGGTGGGCGCCGCGCGGGAGATCGACGAAATCGCCAACGGCGACGAGCCGATGATCCTGTTTGCGCCGCATTTCTACGGCCTCGATGCCGCGGCCACGGCATTGACCATGCACACGCCGCGGCCCTCTGCCACCATCTACACGACCCAGCGCGATCCGATGGTCGACGAATGGATCCGCGAAGGCCGCACGCGCTTCGGCAACGTGGCGGCGCTCAATCGGGTGGACGGCATCAAGCCGGTGCTCGGCGGCTTGCGCAAGGGCGGGCTCCTGTACCTGCTGCCCGACATGGACTTTGGCCGGGACCAGACGATCTTCGTGCCGTTCTACGGCGTACAGGCCGCCACCGTGCCCTCGCTCTCGCGCTTCGCCCGGCTGGGCAAGGCCAAGGTGGTGCCGATCGTCTCCAGGCTCACGCCGGAAGGCTATGAGATTCAGGTGCTGCCGGCGTGGCAGAACTTTCCGACGGACGATGTCGAGGCCGACACGGCGCTCATGAACGAGCGGCTGCAGGGCTACATCGACAAGATGCCGTCCCAGTACTACTGGGTGCATCGCCGCTTCAAGACGCGGCCCGAGGGCGCGCCGTCGATCTATTGA
- a CDS encoding TonB-dependent receptor, which translates to MKPALVTAAAQLLLLGIPFAVQAQEAQQEPPAETGRGRLPEVTVSTPRGEVAPFAVPGSVDRVDGAEMRDNRLQVNLSESLGSVPGLQVQNRMNYAQDLQLSIRGFGARSTFGVRGVRLYVDGIPATLPDGQGQTSNIDIGSLDRVEILRGPFSALYGNSSGGVLQAFTASGEGAPRLSYSAAGGSFGSWRQSIQASGSRGAVDYLLNASRFQTDGWREHSAARRDIANGKLGIALDNGDKLTLVLNSVRISAQDPLGLTADQYALAPRSAALATQFDTRKTVEQTQAGLLYERRVGASQSLRLMVYGGERKTVQYQSIPPSAQQNPLHAGGVIDLSRQYGGVDLRWTAGLQMADRPLDLVVGLGYDNLREQRLGYENYLGRVAAPVLGVQGRLRRSERNEVWNLDPYAQATWRLSERWTLEAGVRRSSVHFDSQDRYIVGANRDDSGSARYSKTLPVASLRYQATPDLALYGSVGRGFETPTLNELSYRAGGASGLNFALRPSVNDSVEVGAKARLGGGLLTAALFQTRTRDEIVTDTNSGGRATFQNAGRTRRNGFELAWQHETANHWRTQLAYTWLDARYRDAFCSPSPCAASNTVAAGNRIPGIARQSLFASLGWVPPEGWRAGAEMRALGRMQANDLNTAGAPGYAVAALYAGYLKKWERWEFNAFARIDNLFDRRYVGSVIVNEGNARYYEPAPGRNWAVGLSGAYRF; encoded by the coding sequence CCGGGATCGGTCGACCGCGTCGACGGCGCGGAGATGCGCGACAACCGGCTGCAGGTCAACTTGTCGGAAAGCCTGGGCAGCGTTCCGGGCCTGCAGGTGCAGAACCGCATGAACTATGCGCAAGACCTGCAGCTGTCGATCCGCGGCTTCGGCGCGCGGTCTACCTTCGGGGTGCGCGGTGTGCGGCTGTACGTCGACGGCATTCCCGCCACGCTGCCCGACGGCCAGGGGCAGACTTCCAATATCGACATCGGTTCGCTGGATCGCGTCGAAATCCTGCGCGGGCCGTTCTCGGCGCTGTACGGCAACTCTTCGGGCGGGGTGCTGCAGGCCTTCACCGCATCGGGCGAGGGCGCGCCGCGGCTTTCGTACTCGGCGGCCGGCGGAAGCTTTGGCAGTTGGCGGCAATCGATTCAGGCCAGCGGATCGCGGGGCGCAGTCGACTACCTGCTGAACGCCAGCCGCTTCCAGACGGACGGCTGGCGCGAGCACAGCGCGGCCCGGCGCGACATTGCCAATGGCAAGCTCGGCATAGCGCTCGACAACGGCGACAAGCTCACTCTGGTGCTCAACAGCGTTCGTATCAGCGCGCAAGATCCGCTGGGGCTCACGGCCGACCAGTACGCGCTGGCGCCGCGCAGCGCGGCGTTGGCCACGCAGTTCGACACGCGCAAGACGGTCGAGCAGACGCAGGCTGGCCTGCTCTACGAACGGCGCGTAGGTGCCTCGCAGTCGCTGCGGCTCATGGTGTACGGCGGCGAGCGCAAGACGGTGCAATACCAGTCGATTCCGCCGTCGGCGCAGCAGAATCCGCTGCATGCAGGCGGCGTGATCGATCTCTCACGCCAGTATGGCGGTGTCGATCTGCGCTGGACCGCCGGCTTGCAAATGGCCGACCGGCCGCTCGACCTTGTCGTGGGGCTGGGCTACGACAACTTGCGCGAACAGCGCCTCGGCTACGAGAACTACCTCGGCCGCGTGGCTGCGCCAGTGCTCGGCGTGCAAGGGCGGTTGCGGCGCAGCGAGCGCAACGAGGTCTGGAATCTCGATCCCTACGCGCAGGCCACCTGGCGCTTGTCGGAGCGCTGGACGCTCGAGGCCGGTGTGCGCCGAAGCAGCGTTCACTTCGATTCGCAAGACCGCTACATCGTGGGTGCCAACCGCGACGACAGCGGCAGCGCGCGCTACAGCAAGACCTTGCCGGTGGCTTCGCTGCGCTACCAGGCAACGCCGGACCTGGCGCTTTATGGCTCGGTCGGCCGTGGCTTCGAGACGCCGACGCTGAACGAGCTCTCCTACCGCGCAGGCGGCGCGAGCGGGCTCAACTTTGCCTTGCGGCCCTCGGTCAACGACAGCGTCGAAGTCGGCGCCAAGGCAAGGCTGGGCGGAGGCCTGCTGACGGCCGCGCTGTTCCAGACCCGCACCCGCGACGAGATCGTGACCGACACCAACAGCGGCGGCCGCGCCACCTTCCAGAATGCGGGCCGCACCCGGCGCAACGGCTTCGAACTGGCCTGGCAGCATGAAACGGCCAACCACTGGCGCACGCAGCTTGCCTATACGTGGCTGGACGCACGCTACCGCGATGCCTTCTGCTCGCCGTCGCCCTGCGCGGCATCCAACACCGTGGCGGCGGGCAACCGTATTCCGGGCATCGCGCGGCAATCGCTCTTCGCGTCGCTCGGGTGGGTGCCGCCCGAAGGCTGGCGGGCTGGCGCCGAGATGCGCGCGCTCGGGCGCATGCAGGCCAACGACCTCAACACCGCCGGTGCGCCGGGCTATGCCGTCGCGGCGCTGTATGCCGGCTATCTGAAGAAGTGGGAGCGCTGGGAGTTCAACGCCTTTGCCCGCATCGACAACCTGTTCGACCGCCGCTATGTGGGATCGGTCATCGTCAACGAAGGCAATGCGCGCTATTACGAGCCCGCGCCGGGCCGCAACTGGGCGGTGGGCCTGAGCGGCGCTTACCGCTTCTGA
- a CDS encoding c-type cytochrome: MKLFANFLLAALMGVAASASLAADEHAAAPAAPAAAKPAKPDPAKGDAVFNSAAQACASCHNADGNSAVAANPKLAQQHPEYILKQLQDFKSGKRKSPIMQPMAAKLSDEDMRNIAWFVGSKKIKTGFSKEKDTVALGEKIYRGGISDRQIPACAGCHSPNGAGMPAQYPRLGGQHADYTVAQLVAFRDNVRQNSAPMTGVAAKLNDREIKAVADYIAGLR; encoded by the coding sequence ATGAAGTTGTTTGCCAATTTTCTGCTTGCAGCCCTCATGGGCGTCGCAGCCAGCGCGAGCCTTGCGGCTGACGAACATGCAGCCGCACCGGCTGCACCCGCCGCGGCCAAGCCGGCCAAGCCCGATCCCGCCAAGGGCGACGCGGTGTTCAATTCCGCCGCCCAGGCCTGTGCCTCGTGCCACAACGCAGACGGCAACTCGGCCGTTGCGGCAAACCCCAAGCTGGCGCAGCAGCACCCCGAGTACATCCTCAAGCAGTTGCAGGACTTCAAGTCCGGCAAGCGCAAGAGCCCCATCATGCAACCCATGGCCGCCAAGCTGTCCGACGAGGACATGCGCAACATCGCCTGGTTCGTGGGCTCCAAGAAAATCAAGACCGGCTTCTCCAAGGAGAAGGACACCGTGGCGCTCGGCGAAAAAATCTACCGCGGCGGCATTTCCGACCGCCAGATTCCGGCCTGCGCCGGCTGCCACAGCCCCAACGGCGCCGGCATGCCCGCGCAGTACCCGCGCCTGGGCGGCCAGCACGCCGACTACACGGTGGCACAGCTTGTTGCCTTCCGGGACAACGTGCGCCAGAACAGCGCGCCCATGACGGGCGTGGCTGCAAAGCTCAATGACCGGGAAATCAAGGCCGTTGCCGACTACATTGCCGGCCTGCGCTGA
- the metK gene encoding methionine adenosyltransferase, protein MANDFLFTSESVSEGHPDKVADQISDAILDAIFEQDPRSRVAAETLTNTGLVVLAGEITTNAHVDYIQVARDTIKRIGYDNTDYGIDYKGCAVMVCYDKQSNDIAQGVDHASDDHLNTGAGDQGLMFGYACDETPELMPAPIYYAHRLVERQAQLRKDGRLPFLRPDAKSQVTMRYVDGKPHSIDTVVLSTQHSPDQSETPTKMKASFNEAIIEEIIKPVLPKEWLQNTRYLINPTGRFVIGGPQGDCGLTGRKIIVDTYGGACPHGGGAFSGKDPSKVDRSAAYAARYVAKNIVAAGLARQCQIQVAYAIGVAQPMNITVYTEGTGVIPDDKIAELVREFFDLRPKGIIQMLDLLRPIYQKTAAYGHFGREEPEFTWEATTQAAALRAAAGLK, encoded by the coding sequence ATGGCGAACGACTTCCTCTTCACTTCCGAATCCGTTTCCGAAGGCCACCCCGACAAGGTCGCCGACCAGATCTCGGACGCCATCCTGGACGCGATCTTCGAGCAGGACCCGCGCAGCCGCGTGGCCGCCGAAACGCTGACCAACACCGGCCTGGTGGTGCTCGCGGGCGAAATCACCACCAACGCGCACGTCGACTACATCCAGGTGGCGCGCGACACCATCAAGCGCATCGGCTACGACAACACCGACTACGGCATCGACTACAAGGGCTGCGCGGTGATGGTCTGCTACGACAAGCAGTCCAACGACATCGCCCAGGGCGTCGACCACGCATCGGACGACCACCTGAACACCGGCGCCGGCGACCAGGGCCTGATGTTCGGCTACGCCTGCGACGAAACGCCCGAGCTGATGCCCGCGCCCATCTACTATGCGCACCGCCTGGTGGAGCGCCAAGCCCAGCTGCGCAAGGACGGCCGCCTGCCCTTCCTGCGCCCCGATGCCAAGAGCCAGGTCACGATGCGCTACGTGGACGGCAAGCCGCACAGCATCGACACCGTGGTGCTCTCCACCCAGCACAGCCCCGACCAGAGCGAAACGCCCACCAAGATGAAGGCCTCGTTCAACGAAGCCATCATCGAAGAGATCATCAAGCCCGTGCTGCCAAAGGAATGGCTGCAGAACACGCGCTACCTGATCAACCCGACCGGCCGCTTCGTCATCGGGGGCCCGCAGGGCGACTGCGGCCTGACCGGCCGCAAGATCATCGTCGACACCTACGGCGGCGCCTGCCCGCACGGCGGCGGCGCGTTCTCGGGCAAGGACCCGTCGAAGGTCGACCGCTCGGCCGCCTACGCCGCGCGCTACGTGGCCAAGAACATCGTGGCCGCGGGCCTGGCGCGCCAGTGCCAGATCCAGGTGGCCTACGCCATTGGCGTGGCGCAGCCGATGAACATCACCGTCTACACCGAAGGCACCGGCGTGATCCCCGACGACAAGATCGCCGAACTCGTGCGCGAGTTCTTCGACTTGCGTCCGAAGGGCATCATCCAGATGCTCGACCTGCTGCGCCCGATCTACCAGAAGACCGCGGCCTACGGCCACTTCGGCCGCGAAGAGCCCGAGTTCACCTGGGAAGCGACGACGCAGGCGGCTGCGCTGCGCGCTGCGGCCGGCCTCAAGTAA
- the ccsB gene encoding c-type cytochrome biogenesis protein CcsB, translating into MNTTTLTLHESWFSRRNLFDWVFAALVLAGGLFAFARYAGSMDSYEKPILVAAMVSVIAVGWFWRPLRVLAIVVAAASLLAISSYQGDLARADTVFWLKYFLSSQSAILWMSVLFFMSTLFYWLGFFGGKQGDTFDLIGSRLTWAAIAMALIGTMVRWYESHLLGPDIGHIPVSNLYEVFVLFCWLTAAFYLYFESRYGTRALGAFVMLVVSAAVGFLLWYTLVRNAHEIQPLVPALQSWWMKLHVPANFIGYGTFALAAMVAFAYLIKEQAGETRWYKLTPIWLLGVALCFVPVAFRQRVQEAGGSYWVIYAGISALIAAGILVGRKRIAARLPANEVLDDVMYKSITVGFAFFTIATVLGALWAADAWGGYWSWDPKETWALIVWLNYAAWLHMRLVKGLRGTVAAWWALAGLAVTTFAFLGVNMFLSGLHSYGTL; encoded by the coding sequence ATGAACACCACCACCCTCACGCTCCACGAAAGCTGGTTTTCGCGCCGCAACCTGTTCGATTGGGTGTTCGCCGCACTGGTGCTTGCCGGCGGCCTCTTTGCCTTTGCGCGATATGCGGGCTCAATGGATTCGTACGAGAAGCCCATCCTCGTTGCCGCAATGGTCTCCGTGATTGCCGTCGGCTGGTTCTGGCGTCCGCTGCGTGTACTCGCCATTGTCGTGGCCGCGGCATCCCTGCTGGCGATCAGTTCCTACCAGGGCGACCTGGCGCGCGCAGACACGGTGTTCTGGCTCAAGTATTTCCTGTCGAGCCAATCGGCCATTCTCTGGATGAGCGTGCTGTTCTTCATGAGCACGCTGTTCTACTGGCTCGGTTTCTTCGGCGGCAAGCAGGGCGATACCTTCGACCTGATCGGCTCCCGCCTTACCTGGGCCGCCATTGCCATGGCGCTCATCGGCACCATGGTGCGCTGGTACGAGAGCCACCTGCTCGGGCCGGACATCGGGCACATCCCGGTCAGCAACCTGTACGAAGTGTTCGTGCTGTTCTGCTGGCTCACCGCGGCCTTCTACCTGTACTTCGAATCGCGCTACGGCACACGAGCACTCGGTGCATTCGTCATGCTGGTGGTGAGCGCGGCAGTCGGCTTCCTTCTCTGGTACACGCTGGTGCGCAACGCACACGAGATCCAGCCGCTGGTGCCTGCGCTGCAGAGTTGGTGGATGAAGCTGCACGTGCCGGCCAACTTCATCGGCTATGGCACTTTTGCGCTCGCGGCCATGGTGGCCTTTGCCTACCTCATCAAGGAGCAGGCGGGCGAGACGCGCTGGTACAAGCTCACGCCGATCTGGCTCTTGGGCGTGGCGCTGTGCTTCGTGCCGGTGGCGTTTCGCCAGCGCGTGCAGGAGGCCGGGGGCAGCTACTGGGTGATTTATGCAGGCATCTCGGCGCTGATTGCCGCGGGCATTCTGGTCGGCCGCAAGCGCATAGCCGCACGGTTGCCGGCCAACGAGGTGCTCGACGACGTGATGTACAAGTCGATCACCGTCGGTTTTGCATTCTTCACCATTGCAACCGTGCTCGGCGCCTTGTGGGCGGCCGACGCCTGGGGCGGCTACTGGAGCTGGGACCCGAAGGAAACCTGGGCCCTGATCGTCTGGCTCAACTATGCGGCCTGGCTGCACATGCGGCTGGTCAAGGGTTTGCGCGGCACCGTGGCGGCCTGGTGGGCGCTGGCGGGGCTGGCGGTCACCACCTTTGCCTTCCTTGGCGTGAACATGTTCCTGAGCGGACTGCACAGTTACGGCACCTTGTAG
- a CDS encoding alpha/beta fold hydrolase, with translation MIETFQRSLPNGTTLSCRATGTPGRPLMVFLHGFPEAAFIWDELLAYFAQPEHGGYRCLAPNLRGFEKSSAPAEVPAYKAHLLIQDIQQLVATESADGTMAALVAHDWGGAFGWGYANAFPEQVGRLVIINSPHPGTFTRELRNNPAQQQASAYMNFLARPDAEALLSADDFKRMWPFFTLMKAGPDGFGWLTEEVKQQYREVWNAGLTGACNLYRVTPMKPPLPGQSIDGIPVLPRERLTVNVPTFVFWALDDAALLPGLLEGLEEYVPKLEIKKVPNATHWIIHEQPQLVASEIEAFLKRN, from the coding sequence ATGATCGAGACCTTCCAGCGCAGCCTGCCCAACGGAACCACGCTGAGCTGCCGGGCAACCGGAACGCCCGGACGCCCGCTGATGGTGTTCCTCCATGGCTTTCCGGAGGCCGCTTTCATCTGGGACGAGCTGCTCGCGTATTTCGCCCAGCCTGAACATGGCGGCTACCGCTGTCTTGCACCCAATTTGCGCGGCTTCGAAAAGTCGAGCGCCCCGGCCGAGGTTCCCGCCTACAAGGCCCACCTGCTGATCCAGGACATCCAGCAACTGGTAGCCACCGAGAGCGCCGACGGCACCATGGCCGCGCTGGTGGCGCACGATTGGGGCGGCGCTTTCGGCTGGGGCTATGCCAACGCTTTTCCGGAGCAGGTCGGCCGGCTGGTCATCATCAACTCACCGCACCCCGGCACCTTCACGCGCGAACTACGCAACAACCCGGCGCAGCAGCAAGCCAGCGCCTACATGAACTTTCTGGCCAGGCCAGACGCGGAGGCCCTGCTCTCGGCCGACGACTTCAAGCGCATGTGGCCCTTCTTCACGCTGATGAAGGCCGGCCCCGACGGCTTCGGCTGGCTGACTGAAGAGGTAAAGCAGCAGTACCGCGAGGTGTGGAACGCCGGCCTCACCGGCGCCTGCAATCTCTACCGCGTCACGCCGATGAAGCCGCCGCTGCCGGGCCAGAGCATCGACGGCATCCCGGTGCTGCCGCGCGAACGGCTCACGGTGAACGTGCCCACCTTCGTCTTCTGGGCGCTCGACGACGCCGCGCTGTTGCCGGGCCTGCTCGAAGGCCTGGAGGAATACGTGCCCAAGCTGGAGATCAAGAAGGTACCGAACGCCACCCACTGGATCATTCACGAGCAGCCGCAGCTGGTGGCGAGCGAAATCGAGGCCTTCCTGAAGCGGAACTGA
- a CDS encoding cytochrome c biogenesis protein ResB: protein MSVSTHGLRVHRGPQVLRAAVELFSSMRFAIALLTVICIASIIGTVLKQHESINNYINQFGPFWAELFRTAKLDSVYSAWWFLLILLFLVISTSLCIARNTPRIFVDLKTFKENIRAQSLKAFGQRAENQLAEEPAVAANRIGQLLVSGGWKVKLQQREATDGQTGAGWMVAARAGGAHKLGYIAAHSAIVLVCIGGLLDGDLVVRAQTWFNGKSVFTGGGMIADVPPQHRLSPRNPTFRGNILVPEGGQGSVAILQQSDGVLLQELPFSIELKKFIVDYYSTGMPKLFASEVVLHDRETGAQVPARIEVNHPASYKGVEIYQSSFDDGGSKVKLKAVPMAAAAKPFEVDGVIGGPSTEITNGKEKLTLEYAALRVINVENFADGGAMGSGADVRKVDLRHDIESRLGAANKTTKPKVLRNIGPSIGYKLRDAAGQAREYQNYMVPVDTGDGQPVFLLGMREKPEEPFRYLRVPADEQGSMDGFVRMRASLADADTRTRAVERYIAKAVDPKRPEMAEQLRVSAARALALFAGSERAKADATTMGGWQAIAEFMEANVPEPERERAGAVLVRILNDVLFEMLNLSREGAGLAALPSDEKSQAFLTQAVLAISDAHFYPAPVAMMMTDFTQVQASVFQVARAPGKNVVYLGCLLLIVGIFAMLYVRERRLWVWLTPGSASHGDNTTTDATMAFSVNRKTIDSDREFEHLKHRLLALKKEGSASP, encoded by the coding sequence ATGTCTGTCTCCACCCATGGCCTTCGCGTCCATCGCGGCCCGCAAGTGCTTCGCGCTGCGGTGGAGCTGTTTTCGTCGATGCGGTTCGCAATTGCGCTGCTTACCGTCATCTGCATTGCGTCGATCATCGGCACCGTGCTCAAGCAGCACGAATCGATCAACAACTACATCAACCAGTTCGGGCCGTTCTGGGCCGAACTGTTTCGCACGGCCAAGCTCGATTCGGTCTACAGCGCCTGGTGGTTCCTGCTGATCCTGCTGTTCCTGGTGATCAGCACGTCGCTGTGCATCGCGCGCAACACGCCGCGCATTTTTGTGGACCTGAAGACCTTCAAGGAAAACATCCGCGCGCAGAGCCTCAAGGCCTTTGGCCAGCGCGCTGAAAACCAGCTTGCCGAGGAGCCGGCAGTGGCGGCCAATCGCATCGGCCAGTTGCTGGTGAGCGGCGGCTGGAAGGTCAAGCTGCAGCAGCGCGAAGCCACAGACGGCCAGACCGGTGCCGGCTGGATGGTTGCCGCCCGTGCCGGCGGCGCCCACAAGCTTGGCTACATTGCCGCCCACAGCGCCATCGTGCTGGTGTGCATTGGCGGCCTGCTCGACGGCGACCTGGTGGTGCGCGCCCAGACGTGGTTCAACGGCAAGAGCGTGTTCACCGGCGGCGGCATGATTGCCGACGTGCCGCCCCAGCACCGGCTGTCGCCGCGCAACCCGACCTTCCGCGGCAACATCCTGGTGCCTGAAGGCGGGCAGGGCAGCGTGGCCATCCTGCAGCAATCGGACGGCGTGCTGCTGCAGGAGCTGCCGTTCTCGATCGAGCTCAAGAAGTTCATCGTCGACTATTACTCGACCGGCATGCCCAAGCTGTTTGCAAGCGAGGTGGTGCTGCACGATCGCGAGACCGGTGCGCAGGTGCCCGCGCGCATCGAAGTCAATCATCCGGCCAGCTACAAGGGTGTGGAAATCTACCAGTCGAGCTTCGACGACGGCGGCTCCAAGGTGAAGCTCAAGGCGGTGCCCATGGCGGCCGCCGCCAAGCCATTCGAGGTCGATGGCGTCATTGGCGGGCCGAGCACCGAAATTACCAACGGCAAGGAAAAGCTCACGCTCGAATATGCTGCGCTGCGCGTGATCAACGTCGAGAATTTTGCCGACGGCGGCGCCATGGGCAGCGGTGCCGATGTGCGCAAGGTCGACCTGCGCCACGACATCGAGTCGCGCCTGGGCGCGGCCAACAAGACCACCAAGCCGAAGGTGCTGCGCAATATCGGCCCGAGCATCGGCTACAAGCTGCGCGACGCCGCGGGCCAGGCGCGCGAATACCAGAACTACATGGTGCCGGTCGACACCGGCGACGGCCAGCCGGTGTTCCTGCTCGGCATGCGCGAAAAGCCTGAAGAGCCGTTCCGCTACCTTCGCGTGCCCGCCGACGAACAGGGCAGCATGGACGGCTTCGTGCGCATGCGCGCCTCGCTCGCCGATGCCGATACCCGCACGCGTGCGGTCGAGCGCTACATTGCCAAGGCCGTGGATCCGAAGCGGCCCGAAATGGCCGAGCAGTTGCGCGTTTCGGCGGCGCGCGCCCTGGCATTGTTTGCGGGCAGCGAGCGTGCCAAGGCCGATGCCACCACGATGGGCGGTTGGCAGGCCATTGCGGAATTCATGGAAGCCAACGTGCCCGAGCCCGAGCGCGAGCGCGCCGGTGCGGTGCTGGTGCGCATCCTGAACGACGTGCTGTTCGAGATGCTCAACCTGAGCCGCGAGGGTGCGGGGCTCGCAGCCTTGCCGAGCGACGAGAAGTCGCAGGCGTTTCTTACGCAGGCGGTGCTGGCCATCAGCGATGCGCATTTCTATCCGGCACCGGTCGCCATGATGATGACCGACTTCACCCAGGTGCAGGCCAGCGTTTTCCAGGTGGCGCGTGCGCCCGGCAAGAACGTGGTCTATCTGGGCTGCCTGTTGCTGATCGTCGGGATTTTTGCCATGCTGTACGTGCGCGAGCGCCGGCTCTGGGTATGGCTGACGCCCGGCAGCGCAAGCCACGGAGACAACACCACAACGGATGCCACGATGGCTTTCTCCGTCAATCGCAAGACGATCGACAGCGATCGCGAGTTCGAGCACCTCAAGCACAGGCTGCTTGCCTTGAAAAAAGAAGGATCGGCGTCGCCATGA
- a CDS encoding lysophospholipid acyltransferase family protein yields MVTLFRLLARIPMPLMHRLGALLGWMVWWCAPDYRRRFKANAENAGFTPDQYRPAIAAAGQMAAELPWLWLRPQGESVLRRVVRWEGVEAFEAAMQAKKGVILVAPHLGSWEMCGQAIGERFLQAFGPITALFRPARKKWMAELIAAGSRDRPGLQTLPTNNTGVRGLIRTLRSGGYTGILPDQVPPLGQGVWAPFLGRPAYTMTLLPRLAQQTGAACFLSVCERLPRGAGYVIRFEPIVGTALTDPKASIEDAAAAMNDAIGRLIHSLPGQYVWDYARYKEPRGETVVAAAANGEQAQ; encoded by the coding sequence ATGGTCACCCTGTTCCGCCTGCTTGCCCGCATACCGATGCCGCTGATGCATCGGCTGGGGGCGTTGCTTGGCTGGATGGTCTGGTGGTGTGCCCCCGATTACCGCCGCCGTTTCAAGGCCAATGCCGAAAACGCGGGTTTCACGCCCGACCAGTACCGCCCCGCCATCGCGGCCGCCGGCCAGATGGCCGCCGAGCTGCCCTGGCTCTGGCTGCGCCCGCAGGGCGAAAGCGTGCTCCGGCGCGTGGTGCGTTGGGAAGGCGTCGAGGCTTTCGAAGCCGCCATGCAGGCAAAAAAGGGCGTGATCCTCGTGGCGCCGCACCTGGGCAGCTGGGAGATGTGCGGCCAGGCCATCGGCGAGCGTTTTCTCCAGGCCTTCGGGCCTATCACGGCGCTGTTCCGCCCCGCCCGCAAGAAATGGATGGCCGAGCTGATTGCCGCGGGCTCGCGCGACCGCCCTGGCCTGCAGACCCTGCCGACCAACAACACCGGCGTGCGCGGCCTCATCCGCACGCTGCGCAGCGGCGGCTACACCGGCATCCTGCCGGACCAGGTGCCGCCGCTGGGGCAGGGCGTGTGGGCGCCTTTTCTTGGCCGCCCGGCCTACACCATGACACTGCTGCCGCGCCTCGCGCAGCAGACCGGCGCCGCCTGTTTCCTGAGCGTGTGCGAAAGGCTGCCGCGCGGTGCGGGCTACGTGATCCGCTTCGAACCCATCGTGGGCACTGCGCTCACCGATCCCAAGGCGTCCATCGAAGATGCCGCAGCTGCAATGAACGACGCCATCGGCCGCCTGATCCACAGCCTGCCCGGCCAGTACGTCTGGGATTACGCACGCTACAAGGAGCCGCGCGGCGAGACCGTCGTGGCGGCCGCCGCCAACGGGGAGCAGGCGCAATGA